From the Sardina pilchardus chromosome 11, fSarPil1.1, whole genome shotgun sequence genome, the window ttaaccaggggtgccaataattgtggagggcgctgtaggtGGGTGCACATCAAATGTAGGCGCCAAGCCCATGTGCTACACTACATCTAGGGAAAACACAATAGGTGCAAAGGCCCATGAAAGGGGCCAGCGGTTAGTGATCAAGTCCCACCACCAGGTGGGTGTACAACATTTGGGGGCCAAGCCCATGTGCTACATTagaaacacatcaacacacattaGAAAAGCAAAAGGTTCCACATTCCAAGACAATGGCTCAATCGAGAATTCTTAAATCTCAAATCCCACACTTCAAataccaaacaaaacaacaacaaaaaaaagaacttaAACTTACCACAGGtgcaaaaacataaaaactGAGGACCAAGACCAagtactactgtatgtcagatTGTTGTACTACTCTTTGCCAAGTAGCCTGTTTCGGAGACTGTGCACACGTGACGAGCAGCTGCTACTCCCAATGTTCAAGAACAGCTTTTGCAGGACTTCAAAGGAGTATTTGAGATGCTTTGGGTAGTCAATATTGAGAACATACATGAGACCCATCATGAGTCCGAAGGCCTTTGGGATATTTGAAATGTCCATGACGACAAGCTGATCCTCCAAAATAAGGCATATGTCGTTGATTTCGTTTGGAACCACGCATCTGCTGCTCTCCTCGGACACGATCAGGATCCCCACACTGGTTTCTTTTAGGAGGTCTTCAACTGGATCAGTTGGCTGAAAAACAAATCACCATAAAGGTGAATATTTAAGTCATTACCAGGACAAGCCTTTATTCTGTTACAGTTTGGAACAGTTACAATAATCTGCATAGTCTAAATACAGTGTAATATGCTTTATAACATGATGAGTTTTCATCTGTACAGCACACAGTATTTTGACCAGTGCTTCAAAATCACATTTGAAGTATTTCGCTGAACCAAACAACCTACCTCACAGGTCTTTAGAATGCTGGTAGAATCTTCACGAAGGAAGTGGGGCATCCCAAGCAAGACCGCTGTCCGCTTGTTCTGGTTGGAATCCTGAATTGCAAAGGGAAACACACAAgcgcaaacacaaaacaattaaacaaaaacaaaatagaaaaaaagacatcTTATTGATTTTCAGATCATAGAATGAAGGATTCATATGTTTAATACTTACATGTGCATCAAGCCATCTGAGAATGTCTTGGAGCTTTGGGATGGCAGAGTTATTTTTTCTGAAAAGGTCTAGAAACCTGGGCAGATATTCATCCAGTCCACTGAGGATGGTTCCCAGAAGATCAGCAGACATCAGCCGGTTGAACTCCGCAAGGATCTGAAAGCAAAATATGACAacgaagaaaaaaagacattaaaaacaatgtttttgtgtttattctAAGACCCTTTTCCCTGCTGTTTTTCATGTTCCTTGAACAAATGTCTGTTTAAGTCGACTTGCCTTCTGAAGGTGAAAAGGCAGTCACTATAAATGCAGGGCAAGGGGTAAAAATGGCTGTGATGTCCGTGCTTCGAAGTATTGTGCCTGCTAATGACCCTCTGGTTCCACATTGAAAATGGACACTGCTTACAGACCCGCTTCATTCAAACTGCTCTGTAACAGAGATAAATAACAAGCATCTGAGATTTCAACAtgcaaaaatgtgttttcaagGCATCATTGATGGAACATTACCTATGATACATTTCAATGAATGAGGTCTAGCACTGTGGAACTGCTTACGATACTAAACATAGTGAGGCTTAAGTCATAGATATGCTTAATTGGATCATATCGTATTAACAATCTAAATGAATGGCCTCAGAGACGGTTGATAAaggaagtaggctactgaagaGTCTTTGATAGCATCAAATAGTCAGCAGAATAAAATCCTTCAGTTATGTACACATTACTTGCCACACACGTAGGTTGTAGCCTAATGTAAAGTAACACTACACGTTTGTTAAAATACACTTTTGGCTCGAACagtgaaaataaatatttcaccCTTTCTAATCTGAATTAATATTGAATCATCACCAGACAGCGATGGTCAGTGTGAAGGAAGAACATGCTAATGTTCAAGAGAAGCTTGAGTTAGTTAGGCTAGCTGGTAACGTTACCCATCGAAAGGAATAGGCTAAATGGATAACCTTggcttaaaaaaacaacaacaaaaaaacgtcTCCTTGGCTATATTTGCAGAATACACGAATGGAATAACCATAAGAAACAGACATTACATGTTTTCTTCGAGAGGCTTGGTATATTAGAGCATTAGGATAGCTAGCTTGTACTATGACTAGCAAGATATGTGGTAAGCAAAAACATCTACGAAATGCAAATGCTTCATTCTATTATTTGGAAATATCTTCTCATTCTATCCATTGAGTGGTTGTGTACTAAAGTTTACTCACCAAAAACATTGAATATTGACGGATTACGTCGGATGCAGATTTCGCCAGGGGTGGCAGTCACGAGCATGTGCCGTGTTtcgttaaagggataatccggagtgaaatgcactttagatcaatttttcggactattgggagtacatacgttgagttgacaccaaaatcatgtcattcggatgtattttgagaatgttcgagttcaccgtttttagccaaaactcgttagcctggaagtgaccggggcaagtcctttcgccgctacaaaacgctatttttatacctcttctactgttccaaccaacactacacttacgtggtagtgagtagagggtccctaaagccaaaccgaagtatccccacgtctttatgtggtcggatagagagtccagaatgaatttaatcgagtccgtacctttccggaaatgttattaaaatgttgttaacgcgttgctagctgcagcagtgacatttccggaaaggtactgactcgattaaattcattcctgccaaaaagaaaattaaaataaactcgTTTTGGCATTTAATTTCAAAGTGTCagtgcagctacagtatgtacagttgCATGTAATCGCCCTCTTGTTCATTTCTGACTGGACAAGGGGCATTCCATGAGTGGCCATATCTCCAAACGTCCCCACTGTTTCTGTGCTGGTAGTGCAgaggctaaggagctgggctagtgtgcaggaTTCACAAGAGTTGTAGCTTTAATTCCCAGGCTCGTGCCCTTGACAGCTAAAGGAGCGGCAGCTACAgcacagtgctacactctgggggcatgttcacgaGCCCCCATATTCATGCCCCCAGTGTGTAGCGTTGTAGCTGCCTAGCTCctttagctgttggctgcagcaactccagATAGGGAAAActgattgtttttcttctttcttttgtaCCGACAATCCTCAGATTTCTCAGATGGGGTCCTACCTGCATGCTCTCATTGCTCTGGTCCTTGCTGTGGACAAGACCATTGCCCTGGACACACCCAACAATACAGTGGCGCATGTTCCTAAGATTTCCAAGGAAAAGGTCATAGAGCGCTTCGTCGGtaagttccccccccccccccccaccccacacacacaccccattcatTTATAATTTtaaagttttattttgtttcttgaAATAGCTCTTTTTTGTGTAGTTGTTctttctgtaggcctatataatattCTGAGTTGAAATTGATCTAATGACGTGGCAGGATAGTCATGATTTCCATTTTTGAAAGACAGCGATAGTTAGAGACGGGAAATGGGTTTTTGTAATTTGGGGTGGTACTTCTGAGGTGTCAGACTGATGGGGATAGCAGGATGCTGCTGTCCAAGATGGAGAAAAGTGTTGGTGACTGTGATCCAGGAGTGAGTTGGTTGACAGGTCCAGGTGGCATGAAGGTAGTTGTTAGTGCTACTTTGGGTGCAATGTGAAGAAACGTCTGTTCCTCTGTCTGTTTGATGTGGCTTTTGTGAATGGTCTTATATCGAATCAGTTGTAGGAGCCAGTGGTCATAAATGTGCTTACAGATTTCAATTCAGAAATCCACAATCTTATCAAACATTTGCAAGACAGAAGTACAAGACAATCAGACCAGTAGCTGCTTTAAATCATAgtacacaacatacaacatTGGTTAAAGGGTGGACGGCTTGCATACAATGAGAGTATATTTAAACTTGAGTGGTGAGTGGGGTATTTTCCCTGCATCATGATGCATATTTGAAGCTCTGGTTGCATCCGTAGGCTATCTGGAATAGATCACTAAGCCTTGTGTTTTTGGTCTCTCCTTCTAGGAAACCTTGAGGACGATGCCCCTTCAACTGTTAATATGACCACCCGTGCCATTTCTGAGCCCAATAGCACTAGAGCTGCCTCGTCACCTCCGTACATCTTCAAGGACAACCCCAATCTAGAGTGGCAGTTGTTTGACCACTCCCTCCCCAATGGAGCAGTGGGCATTTGGAACGGTTATACCGGCCGCTACGACTATGTGTGCAGGCCAACAAGTGGGACTGAGGTGGGGTTCTACAGTAGCATCTATGGTGCTTATTGTTTTTTCCCACGCTATCCTAACTTGTGGCAGACTAATGGATTTTATGTCCTTGTGAACAAAGATGACTTTGTATTCCTGCAGTGGATAGAGGGATCTCATGGGTCTGTTCCCACCCACTCAGTCAGATCAGGTACAAATGACGATGGGCATTATGTTGCAAAAAACAAGTATGGTTTAGGATTGCTACATCGTAATGATGCATTCTATTTGCCTTGGATCCAAAAAGTAAAAGATGGGGTAGTCTATGGGAAATCTATATGGTATAAAAAATCCTACCAGGCCTTGGTAATTAATTCAAGCCCATATTCACAGGAGCTCAAAAATGTAgagtacagatggtacgggttgagaatgctcctttctttcccgcacatcgggactcccgaagcatcgggaaaactgcaaccgcaagggggcaacatagaccgccctaataatatgaaggttcggctcatggaaaaacccgaggacaccgcgctggtgacaagcggagaaaagagacatgacgatcggcatgtcagattgcagtttcagagttttcgaatgttttacagcctacctcacagctggctctctcactcgacgtagcctataactcagtcagtccagcaaagatgccagagcaacgttttggtcaatggagagggagagaaatgctccgcatatccgtctcatttaatccgtctcatttaatcattaaaatgaaggtgatgactggcgaaattataatcaaacgacgtttcaataaaccatcgttgaaattaatgaaaatggttttagaagccttcaattcaacctgaaagactcgataggcaaccttagattaattcattaattcattacggttacaagaccgcatttccgtgaataggctattattgtcaaggcgaagacgaaagagatggacaagatggacatttaggctacatttatgctaggaatacttagaaatgtgtaggcctataggctattttaaaacggaggcatgttcattttaaccggcgacgctgggtagcttacccagcactttatcacagattttgtccccaccacttttgacaactgaaaataaaatgtatttaacagaaatatctttaataggcctacatgcctatcatgtcactttacttataacgtaggctacatgcatggagaagattgcgcattttgtaacattgtaacaatggatggtcagatatgcgatatagggcagtgagggtgattcattgtaaccatcgactagtaggcctagctccgcaaaagaagtttctagcaacttagaatatatggatctagttatgcatgttcatgttgattcagagatagacatagactaccgtgggctactgtgcgtcaatataacagcattttatcatgtggtgaattaatgactaacgtaagtttaacatgtcagaacttttgatcggcgtttcaagtgcatgccgcaaataaatgaactcgactgattgaatcctttatatttcttggctaagtgcgaagatattgacagtcgaactgtggcgtaactggttgaggcatcttaatcacacgtcagcgatccgggttcaaaacttactctacgaacctccggaacccattaagacaagaggcattattttattaaaaagttttgcgatttttttatgattgcgatgtctgctgaaaagaaaagttaatatgtgaattcgtggttcagcgcgcacacacacacacacacacacacacacacacacacacacacacacacacacacacacacacacacacatttttacatttacataatagggctcgggcacacgccttgcattctaggaatatcgccgccatttggtagcgcactgaacgtaatatccattcattcagatgcacaagacaagaagcagaaatatagtagcgatttattcttttcctcttgcgatcgtgggttgcactgttacaccccactacacagcaacatacgaccaagaaggcaaaaactaagtaacatgAACACACTAAAacgcgggagtaaatccatagtaatccatagtaaactaaggagtgaagctgccaatgtggctgtgcccgcgaagttttgatgtcatgatctcgagccctagtgtcaggaagtgtctgtcgagagagaggggggaggaaggcaatcgtcctcaatgccgcatataggtaggctataatgtctagtgaactggttagacaagtgtgggggaggggggatgatcgcacaagacaattgctcttcatgaaatgggtagtctcacagacgtttgtcgatgtttaaacgtagcctacatcacttgcgaaatcggacgtggcacaaacttttttactacacttgaattttaaaccaactcttctttagcctatatcctatagccatactttaataatcagatgttatgctcatttttgtaggctacacctcaccggcaagcacgcacgcaaatgctgcttttgcacatctacaatattggccaggctatatagaataggcttttaggactgtattttgccttcgtgcaactgtagttgtgctcaatctaaattattgtcagtaaggataggtcatattaccaaatggcgaacctcgaaaattatttaggatatagagccgtgtccattacgcatgcagttattttttaggctattgttttatttgagtgtttttgtctaccatggcaaacatagttgaaacgttcgctctaaacttatgtatttccaatcggcttttacaatcagctacagctgcgcggcgcggcgcagatgatctccatgaaaacttccaatgtctttacagaactgctttcacttccccgagtcgcgaacgcaacatgcacaacaaccgatatttagcaaacacatgtatttccagctctcaaaaccgatgaggtccagatctcagtggcctcatagctgcctacagccatgcatagtaagcctaatgatagcctaatagttatgacattaatagcctattaatgacctcatgtcggaatggcacgttgtttgaaaaaaaaaaagttaaataggcctaggcctaccgccgagtggggatatgtcggaatgaacagcggataccagctgggttgtaaaacattactcagggttcgtacacctttttcatggccaaattcaagcactttttaaggactttcaagaccagttttccagtaccgaaatcgagtgtgaacaaatccaaagtcctgttgtttgaggtcattGTAGGACAAAGAACCAGAAAATTTGATACAATCTAAGCCCAATATATAACCAgcagctatcattaggttaactgaatggggcatagaaaatggaaccatttcattagtgtttgctgctgctctatttggtctatgtcatatcaaatttccttgttctttttcttactgacagcactcgataatGTTGAACAAcatggattgattcacaccatatttcatatagcctatcataggacaaaaaaagaggaaaatatacccagcacccccgggagaaatttttgaaaaatacccccttaaatgatgacatctgatgacttttatgagaactattgataaactgtgatacatatatttcaaacattataacataccacaatatagtctatataagtctataactcatttatagcaaagtagcctaggcctactcaagactaaaccagatatggctgaaatatgtaggctatcatgatcattttgccaacaatgatgtagaaccatgttcataacatgttttgtttcaacttaaatcaacataaagttataattttgactacatgttttgatataggcctacttgatcacatatagcctgcccccttacagtcctctagtcctgatagtgaaccataggcctattgatattgatgctgtttgaagaggttgctccaaagaaaatcaaattgcaccactccctctccttccaaagtatcatgtcccacacccctcctcctaaaataaatggcaggccctactgttatatgcttcatcactagttgttcaagtgcatacactaaatggagaggtatgattaaaattcagactgtgcctttaaataggcgacttttttcatctatcagcacaatgcgacagtaagccatttccactaaaaaaaatcagctcaatattatgtgcaagactggtgtttaccaagcatgccaacgtGTTAATATCTTAGCACTattgtcatacgttttctcatagtgagatggctatcccgaaatatgttttgaatgacatggggcgcacggaggtgaacggctggacaaacgcgaaatgacaaggtgttaactaaacaatttagtagacccaaagtcgacaggctttgtggttaaaacgatgaaaaccagtaggctagtcggtcacagctaacttcaagcacaataGCTTAGACTTACACGCGcataaattaaaagtcaatacaGCATCACGAGATcgctgctgtcattatcggaaaatccagacacgtcaaactggacgcgaacgcgtggcaaagccaaaacgacttcataaatgatgtatctttaaataaataatttgacctttaccgtttcatggcttctgctaagaaacaaatagttcaccacacacatcggacttgcatcaaacattcatcaacacacgtctgctttcactttcaatgaagaagactagcgaacggacatgtttgcggagtgatgaatgagaagcaccaaacccgtcgtcattgtcagcgcGCGCCCTAATAGACGGCAAATTAATTTTATTTCCCTTCATTTAATAATTGGTCTATTGAGTCAGACTGCcgagaaatatgtaggcctagcactttcaagcattcacaagcactttaccccaaatccaagcatttttcaaaccttgaaaacaccacattaaaatccaagcattttcatggaTTCCAAGCACCCGTACGAACCCtgattactgtattcgttgatcttatcgatgcagtccttgcggccacttctccccattgtaggaaactttctgtttagtgttgacaacacaaaggccttcacgttgtgtggcagtgcttgcttgcccttcgatccatcccagttggtggttttgcacctgtccctgagttaatGGGCCCTATCATGCCAACCGGGCAATGAGCTTTCGCGACTGGCGCAACCtttaattactattctctgcgagcgcatccttcatttgtccagcgcaaatgtacgttctctaaatgggagatgatattgcgccctaacgggcgtgtcagtgaagagaagaggtgtggtccggcgcaaagctcgccagtcgctaatatatggatgaagaaagtaagtgcgccactgaccaggaaaaacctatagtcggaaatcactcgtgcatagctgaaaggctattatatgagcgcatgaggcttggggatatggaagagtgcacagtgcgcacttctttcatcagcaggagcgcgcgcagcccgaatataattaaataatatttgtccgtttctcggttttaggttcgtgtattggtcagcaaaaagtagcatacatagcataacaacatccacatgcaataatacaacagtaacgtctaacagtgacctgctcatttagacaacattacacagccctatggctaagttaccttcagttagttttgttctagcatacctttaacgtctggcattaaacagctgtagtgttctggcaactgtctaccttgttattgctcatctggaataacttctctagctgcctccatcctccatcctttctgttttgtttgtttaaagaacttgcgatatccatgatgagtaggctattgagttagtgaattagcttcacattgtgtgctgatagcggagtaaaagaaaacaacacgtagcctagttgcgcgcctgcgtgcgtaatctctcctgttcagacgaaatgtgtgcgcgtggatatagctctatagcgcattaagttaattttgataacgtgttgactgactttttcttaaaatagaagattgtaaatagcctgatggcaggcagctaatgggatgctgtgcatatcgggtgggtacggtatggcatgccaatttggtgtcaatacacacacacacaaaggaaaggtaataatgataatgatcaatagtgagagctggcttctggctactgctgcggctgctgcgttcattctgaaataatctatttaagTCAGAAGCCCCCCGAGAGACCGTAGgcaagtgcctaaaaccccccttagctgttctaaaatcagtgtagcctAAACTACGGACTCgtgtggcttattgcttttctaaaacggtaactatacgtcgacgtattcatagataatcattcttccgccaataaatatttcctccatatgaatggttacca encodes:
- the LOC134096163 gene encoding natterin-3-like; this translates as MGSYLHALIALVLAVDKTIALDTPNNTVAHVPKISKEKVIERFVGNLEDDAPSTVNMTTRAISEPNSTRAASSPPYIFKDNPNLEWQLFDHSLPNGAVGIWNGYTGRYDYVCRPTSGTEVGFYSSIYGAYCFFPRYPNLWQTNGFYVLVNKDDFVFLQWIEGSHGSVPTHSVRSGTNDDGHYVAKNKYGLGLLHRNDAFYLPWIQKVKDGVVYGKSIWYKKSYQALVINSSPYSQELKNVEYRWYGVNMQGRRFTSDIPYKGLLGRTYSNSETKWTTIYGTYKGVQVADYRAEVERCEPLINPKPCE